In a single window of the Necator americanus strain Aroian chromosome X, whole genome shotgun sequence genome:
- a CDS encoding hypothetical protein (NECATOR_CHRX.G25858.T2): MGYLPWLFLFYIFFFTDAGVIRTKRGGYERPYIPPPQPYVPPAPPPQPYVPPAPKPYVPPPQPYVPPAPPPQPYVPPAPKPYIPPPMPSYGRPSYGGGGMPSYGGGGMPSYGGGGMPSYGGGGGGYGYGRSGGMGGLGAQVARSGPEAVKSGSGDPGMGLAADLPQQSAPGEAAQPSLLSAEKVPDTSISASEQGEVRSFQRFHRIF, translated from the exons ATGGGATACCTGCCCTGGCTATTTCTGTTCTACATATTCTTTTTTACCGATGCGGGTGTCATAAG AACAAAACGAGGTGGTTATGAACGACCATACATCCCACCACCACAACCTTACGTTCCTCCAGCGCCACCACCGCAACCTTACGTTCCTCCAGCACCAAAACCCTACGTTCCACCACCACAACCTTACGTTCCTCCAGCGCCACCACCACAACCTTACGTTCCTCCAGCACCAAAACCCTACATTCCACCACCAATGCCCAGCTATGGTAGACCTAGCTATGGTGGCGGTGGTATGCCTAGCTATGGTGGCGGTGGTATGCCTAGCTATGGAGGCGGTGGTATGCCCAGctatggtggtggtggaggtggcTACGGATACGGCAGATCTGGTGGTATGGGTGGATTAGGAGCACAAGTTGCAAGATCGGGGCCTGAAGCAGTAAAATCAGGATCTGGAGATCCTGGAATGGGACTAGCTGCAGATCTACCGCAACAGTCGGCTCCTGGCGAAGCAGCGCAACCATCTTTGTTATCCGCTGAAAAAGTTCCCGATACAAGTATCAGTGCTTCTGAACAGGGCGAAGTAAGATCATTCCAGCGATTTCACAGAATATTTTAG